A portion of the Gottschalkia purinilytica genome contains these proteins:
- a CDS encoding ABC transporter ATP-binding protein yields MYAIEVNNLSKSYDKNQYVLKDITFSIPKGEVFGFLGPNGAGKTTLIRVLNGILDPTEGKGKIFGDDIVTSRKNIRSICGVMTENAGLYESLSAKENLHFFGSMFNMKSHEIESKSSYLLSEFKLLEAKDKKVKTFSTGMKKRLSLARTLLHSPKILFLDEPTSGLDPESSKTVLDLIKRMAVEQEVTVFLCTHQLKYAEEICTLYGFIDKGKLLGFGTFQELLSKKDENITLEIKGEDIPSIYGLQKTQDDLFKISINNEKDIPNILAQIINQNGKIYEAKQVRWNLEDLYFAYQRGEGNE; encoded by the coding sequence GTGTATGCCATTGAAGTTAATAACTTATCAAAAAGTTATGATAAAAATCAGTATGTCTTAAAGGATATTACTTTTTCCATTCCAAAAGGAGAAGTTTTTGGTTTTTTAGGACCTAATGGTGCTGGAAAGACAACTCTCATAAGAGTTTTAAATGGAATATTAGACCCAACAGAAGGAAAGGGGAAAATATTTGGAGATGATATTGTAACATCAAGAAAAAATATTCGTAGCATCTGTGGTGTAATGACAGAAAATGCTGGACTTTATGAAAGCTTAAGTGCAAAAGAAAACTTACACTTTTTTGGTAGTATGTTTAACATGAAAAGCCATGAAATAGAAAGTAAGTCTTCTTATCTTTTAAGTGAATTTAAACTATTAGAAGCCAAAGATAAAAAGGTAAAAACATTTAGTACAGGTATGAAAAAACGACTATCTTTAGCTCGTACTCTACTTCATAGTCCTAAAATATTATTTTTAGACGAGCCAACTTCTGGACTTGATCCTGAATCTTCAAAGACTGTTCTTGATTTAATAAAAAGAATGGCTGTAGAGCAAGAAGTTACTGTTTTTTTATGTACTCATCAATTAAAATATGCAGAAGAAATCTGTACATTATATGGATTTATAGATAAAGGAAAACTATTAGGCTTCGGAACTTTTCAAGAACTATTATCAAAAAAGGATGAAAATATTACATTAGAAATTAAAGGTGAAGATATTCCTTCAATTTATGGATTACAAAAAACACAAGATGATCTTTTTAAAATTTCTATTAATAATGAAAAAGATATTCCTAATATATTAGCGCAAATTATTAATCAAAACGGAAAAATTTATGAGGCAAAACAAGTTCGTTGGAACTTAGAAGATCTATATTTCGCTTATCAAAGGGGTGAAGGCAATGAGTAG
- a CDS encoding ABC transporter permease produces the protein MMGVWVILKNNFRRAYSNKNYVTNFLIMSCLSLILAVYFTSHLKTDLNIAWVTSSNDIPKISSYSNIEILKETPSKSELVMNKYDAVVIEKGNKKYEVNTIKGKDFKAKIENFIKNPSEFNPNNENENKRGVGTNILGYMLMFILLQGVFFMSFFTEDKENKAFKRIITSPIYMRNYIAGHCIFNFIIVYVPILTMLFIIKQIFKIDIGFSYSQYGYLLGIIVLFSVAFSLFISTVVEKMDDVMSLSSSIIVLTSIFSGSFYSINNTNIFLKKLINLLPQKNYLDLAQGIESGKPIMNYVPQIGYLLTLVILLYGCGIIICKRKFNEGRY, from the coding sequence ATGATGGGTGTGTGGGTTATATTAAAAAATAATTTTCGTAGAGCATATAGTAATAAAAATTATGTTACTAACTTTCTAATAATGAGTTGTTTATCCCTTATTCTTGCAGTATACTTTACATCTCATTTAAAAACTGATTTAAATATAGCTTGGGTTACGAGTTCTAATGATATTCCTAAGATATCTTCATACTCAAATATAGAAATATTAAAAGAAACTCCTAGCAAATCTGAACTTGTTATGAATAAGTATGATGCAGTAGTTATTGAAAAAGGAAATAAGAAGTATGAAGTGAATACTATTAAGGGTAAAGACTTTAAAGCAAAAATTGAAAATTTTATTAAAAATCCATCTGAATTTAATCCGAATAATGAAAATGAAAATAAAAGAGGAGTGGGCACTAATATATTAGGATATATGCTTATGTTCATATTATTACAAGGTGTATTTTTTATGAGCTTTTTTACAGAAGATAAAGAAAATAAAGCTTTTAAAAGAATTATTACCTCTCCTATATATATGAGAAATTATATAGCTGGACATTGTATTTTTAACTTTATTATAGTTTATGTTCCTATATTGACTATGCTATTTATAATAAAACAAATTTTTAAGATAGATATAGGGTTTAGTTATTCACAGTATGGGTATTTATTAGGAATTATCGTATTGTTTTCAGTAGCTTTCTCTTTATTCATATCAACTGTAGTTGAAAAAATGGATGATGTTATGAGCCTATCTTCTAGCATTATTGTTTTAACTTCAATTTTTTCAGGGAGTTTTTATTCTATAAATAATACTAATATATTTTTGAAGAAACTTATAAATTTACTTCCACAAAAGAATTATTTAGATCTAGCCCAGGGTATAGAGAGTGGAAAGCCTATTATGAATTACGTACCTCAAATTGGGTATCTATTAACTTTAGTGATTTTACTTTATGGTTGTGGAATAATTATCTGTAAAAGAAAATTTAATGAAGGGCGATATTAA
- the modA gene encoding molybdate ABC transporter substrate-binding protein: MKIKMKSMLLILTILLSTLSFAGCSKAKEQTPDKTSKEPSKTITVSAAASLKESLDEIQKDFEKEKGIKLTFNFGSSGALQKQIEEGAPADVFISAGKKQMDALEEDNLIDKDTRKDLLGNKLVLIVPNEYKDKIKSIDDLANSSEKISLGETESVPVGQYSKDALTYLKLWDKFTDRIVFAKDVKQVVSYVEKGEVAGGIVYNSDATVIKDSFIAQTFGEDTHKPIVYPEAVISSSKDKESAKTFLEYLDTKKSKEIFEKYGFVVK, from the coding sequence ATGAAAATTAAAATGAAAAGCATGTTGTTGATTTTAACAATCTTGCTTAGTACATTATCTTTCGCAGGTTGTTCTAAAGCAAAGGAACAAACTCCAGATAAAACTTCTAAAGAACCTTCTAAAACTATTACTGTATCTGCAGCAGCAAGTCTTAAAGAATCATTAGATGAAATCCAAAAAGATTTTGAAAAAGAAAAAGGAATAAAACTTACATTTAACTTTGGCTCATCAGGAGCATTACAAAAGCAAATTGAAGAAGGAGCACCGGCAGATGTATTTATATCAGCAGGTAAAAAACAAATGGATGCTCTTGAAGAAGATAATCTTATAGACAAAGATACTAGAAAAGATTTACTTGGAAATAAACTTGTATTAATAGTACCTAATGAATATAAAGATAAAATTAAATCAATTGACGATTTAGCTAATAGTAGCGAAAAAATTAGTTTAGGTGAAACTGAAAGTGTTCCAGTAGGGCAATATTCGAAAGATGCTCTTACATACTTGAAGCTATGGGACAAGTTTACTGATAGAATTGTATTTGCAAAAGATGTAAAGCAAGTTGTTTCTTATGTTGAGAAAGGTGAAGTAGCAGGAGGAATAGTTTATAATTCTGATGCTACTGTAATAAAAGATAGCTTTATTGCACAAACTTTTGGAGAAGACACACACAAGCCAATAGTATATCCAGAAGCAGTAATCTCATCAAGTAAAGATAAAGAATCAGCAAAAACATTCTTAGAATACTTAGATACTAAAAAATCTAAGGAAATATTTGAAAAATACGGATTCGTTGTTAAATAA
- a CDS encoding MerR family transcriptional regulator → MKISEVSKITELTKRAIRYYENEGLINPNINEENNYREYDEEDVNKLIKISLLRQLDLSIDNIKDIINKSINIRNLLKNHVNKLEEDISQMEKSKTLIESIINDTSNIDSEKIIEKMKLLRNYIDSNDKQKQGYIKRQLQRIFPDKFGIILTLRFVPFLNEPIDSPEKEKAWIEIVKFLDEAEEISYPEEIEKSFENISYDDLETIMEGTYKELNVLINPTKEELEEYKKKLIEFMETSSKDKEFRKAYSELAKPRNKMRKQLSDIGYYDKFTENMKILSKDYKKYHENLIKLDDELGLEYDEEGFVILKEDL, encoded by the coding sequence TTGAAAATTAGTGAAGTATCAAAAATAACTGAGCTTACTAAAAGAGCAATCAGATATTATGAAAACGAAGGATTAATAAATCCTAACATAAATGAAGAGAATAATTATAGAGAATATGATGAAGAGGATGTAAATAAATTAATTAAAATTTCATTACTTAGACAGCTTGACTTAAGTATAGATAATATAAAAGATATAATAAATAAATCCATTAATATAAGAAATCTTTTAAAAAATCATGTAAATAAGCTTGAAGAAGATATTAGTCAAATGGAAAAAAGCAAGACTCTAATAGAATCTATTATTAATGATACTAGTAACATAGATTCAGAAAAAATTATAGAAAAAATGAAACTACTAAGAAATTATATTGATTCAAATGATAAGCAAAAACAAGGTTATATAAAAAGACAACTGCAAAGGATTTTTCCAGATAAGTTTGGTATAATTCTAACACTTAGATTTGTTCCTTTCTTAAATGAACCTATAGATAGTCCTGAAAAAGAAAAAGCATGGATTGAAATAGTTAAATTTTTAGATGAGGCAGAAGAAATTAGTTATCCTGAAGAGATAGAAAAATCCTTTGAAAATATATCATATGATGATTTAGAAACTATAATGGAAGGAACTTATAAAGAATTAAATGTACTTATTAATCCTACAAAAGAAGAATTAGAAGAATATAAGAAAAAGTTAATAGAGTTTATGGAAACATCAAGTAAAGATAAAGAGTTTAGAAAAGCTTACTCTGAATTAGCTAAACCACGTAATAAAATGAGAAAACAACTATCAGATATTGGCTACTATGATAAGTTTACTGAGAATATGAAGATATTAAGCAAAGATTATAAAAAATATCATGAAAATCTCATAAAATTAGATGACGAACTTGGATTAGAATATGATGAAGAAGGATTTGTAATTTTAAAAGAAGATTTATAA
- a CDS encoding carbonic anhydrase yields the protein MKKKFILKDIILALCLGGIMILSSGCEKPMPEKKVDVENKSTKNESMYSRPANISSPEEAKNLLLEGNKRFTTGKISNKDFSVKKIRELSQKGQEPFAVILSCSDSRIPPETVFDQGLGDLFVIRNAGNVVESISLGSIEYGVGELKAPLVVVLGHEKCGAVKATVDGHSVSENIAQVVNKIKPSYEKVKASSNKNEEVYKNSEDENIRNSIDEIKKSDVIKNLLENKQIEVVGAKYNIETGEIKFMD from the coding sequence ATGAAAAAAAAGTTTATATTGAAAGATATAATTTTAGCTCTATGCTTAGGGGGAATAATGATTTTGAGTTCAGGATGCGAGAAACCTATGCCCGAAAAGAAAGTTGATGTAGAAAATAAGTCTACTAAGAATGAGAGTATGTATAGTAGACCTGCAAATATAAGCAGTCCAGAAGAAGCTAAAAACCTGTTATTAGAAGGTAATAAAAGGTTTACTACTGGAAAAATATCAAATAAAGATTTTAGCGTAAAAAAAATTAGAGAGCTTTCACAAAAAGGTCAAGAACCTTTTGCTGTTATTCTTTCTTGCTCAGATTCAAGAATACCACCTGAAACTGTTTTTGATCAAGGATTAGGAGACTTATTTGTAATACGTAATGCTGGAAATGTTGTTGAATCTATATCATTAGGAAGTATAGAATATGGTGTTGGTGAATTAAAAGCTCCTTTAGTTGTAGTATTAGGACATGAAAAATGTGGAGCTGTTAAAGCTACTGTAGATGGCCATTCTGTTTCAGAAAATATTGCTCAAGTTGTTAACAAGATAAAGCCTTCATATGAAAAGGTAAAGGCTTCTTCTAATAAAAATGAAGAAGTATATAAAAATTCTGAAGATGAAAATATCAGAAATAGCATAGATGAAATAAAGAAAAGTGATGTTATTAAAAATCTTTTAGAAAATAAACAAATTGAAGTTGTAGGTGCAAAGTATAACATTGAAACTGGTGAAATTAAATTTATGGACTAG
- the modB gene encoding molybdate ABC transporter permease subunit, with protein MILSPILISIKVASIATIFTIILGVFLAHVFIKYEFKGKGLLEVLVTLPMVLPPSVTGYGLLILIGKKGLFGKLLYNTFGINLVFTWVAACIAATIVSLPLMYQSCKAAFLNVNNTYENAARTLGASEKKIFWKITLPLAIPGIISGIVLSFARAIGEFGATLMVAGNIPGKTETIPLAIYFAVETGNTKVANTLMGVVVLFSFILIYSLNGWLKKKNYK; from the coding sequence ATGATACTAAGCCCAATACTCATATCTATTAAAGTAGCTTCCATAGCAACTATTTTTACTATTATTTTAGGAGTTTTTCTGGCACACGTATTTATAAAATATGAATTTAAAGGTAAAGGGCTACTTGAAGTTTTAGTTACATTACCTATGGTGTTACCACCGTCTGTTACAGGATATGGGCTATTAATACTTATAGGTAAGAAAGGATTATTTGGGAAATTACTTTATAACACATTTGGGATAAATCTTGTATTTACTTGGGTTGCGGCTTGTATAGCAGCAACTATTGTTTCACTACCTCTTATGTATCAGAGTTGTAAAGCAGCATTTTTGAATGTAAACAATACTTATGAAAATGCTGCACGAACTCTAGGTGCGAGTGAAAAAAAGATATTTTGGAAAATAACATTACCATTAGCTATTCCAGGAATTATAAGTGGGATTGTACTCTCCTTTGCAAGGGCTATAGGGGAATTTGGAGCAACTCTTATGGTTGCAGGAAATATTCCAGGAAAGACTGAAACTATTCCATTAGCAATATACTTTGCTGTTGAAACTGGAAATACGAAAGTTGCTAATACATTAATGGGGGTAGTAGTATTATTTAGCTTTATACTTATATATAGCCTTAATGGTTGGTTAAAGAAGAAAAACTATAAATAA
- a CDS encoding ABC transporter permease, producing MVFYTLFKRDLINIVLNPVLFLSNTIFPFLLVLSLGYLMNGNYQGNEVTSYDYYGITMLIFTTLNVSMTSANSFMEKSLKNSNLRVLYSPIRISYVYLSKILATFVFTSICLLLLMIFSNIALGVNFGGAKVIYVIMMILSFNLLSCTIGVFFCCIFKGEELSNKILSIVNNILAILGGLFFRISGFGKLAEKLSSISYVKWILEGIFKVIYDQDISYFLPVTIVLLMLSAILMLGCKFVFRMEDYV from the coding sequence ATGGTTTTTTATACTCTGTTTAAGAGAGACTTAATAAATATTGTCTTAAATCCTGTGTTGTTTTTATCTAATACGATATTTCCTTTTCTACTTGTGTTATCATTAGGATATTTAATGAACGGGAATTATCAAGGAAATGAAGTAACTTCATATGATTACTATGGTATTACTATGCTGATATTTACTACATTGAATGTTTCTATGACGTCAGCTAATAGCTTCATGGAAAAGAGTTTAAAGAATAGTAACTTAAGAGTTTTGTATTCTCCTATTAGAATTTCATATGTTTATTTATCTAAGATTCTAGCAACTTTTGTATTCACTTCTATATGTCTATTACTTCTAATGATATTTTCCAATATAGCTTTAGGTGTAAACTTCGGAGGGGCAAAAGTTATATATGTTATTATGATGATTTTATCCTTTAATCTACTATCTTGTACTATAGGTGTATTTTTCTGCTGTATTTTTAAAGGTGAAGAGTTATCTAATAAAATATTAAGTATAGTAAATAATATTCTTGCAATTTTAGGAGGGTTATTTTTTCGAATAAGTGGTTTTGGTAAATTAGCAGAAAAACTTTCAAGTATATCCTATGTTAAATGGATACTAGAAGGAATATTCAAAGTCATATACGATCAAGATATAAGTTATTTCTTACCTGTTACAATAGTTCTTTTAATGCTCTCTGCTATTTTAATGTTAGGCTGTAAATTTGTCTTTAGAATGGAGGATTATGTATGA
- a CDS encoding LuxR C-terminal-related transcriptional regulator, whose amino-acid sequence MKSNLKFISTKLKMPSPRKNYIIREELFKKLENIFNYKVTMISGMAGSGKTTLLTSFIKEKEFTNFRWVTLDDDNNNVFSFWYYFLEAVQGILGDQSKDIIDLFEKIVHKEDIENIVTILINQLQINEDIFIILDDFQYIKDEYLIKTIELFIKYSSEKIHLIILTREESKIYLGHLTISGSLLEISERELKLSSDEAMSFLKGTLNLNLESTLINKMEKISEGWIGGLQLIALASSNNKNWIKDIKVLNKYVVEYLSNEILQSLKEEEKNFLIRTSILRYFNEEICNNLLDKNNCGEIIDVLLSKNLFLITIDEDKHLYRYHNIFGRFLRLQFSSLDENIRRDIHLKASEIYERIGDLDESIRHVLDIENYKQAIRIIEKMGQNPKGWEYLHRIPLEYIKHNRDITLQKIFYHFCNMEFEQGKHMLDVLKNQIEDEKVLRILQFSMLFIEDKYLDEDTISLQDIEELNLSNVTKSIVYLEMSVFLSMRSKYKEALELINKTIEIEKHIENPYIRFFMLTLKAQIKEELGDLNESEVIYKENFKLIEKHAFLYPLSANNYIAATGVYLKNLNLDKAEEFLNKGKFVMHKSYISLNRGYMHNLMELYILRGSRKEALELINELVELDTHENSMYVASILKYLLILDNMDNELLKKFIDMYKSNNGKSIRLEDHLLYARILLSENRNEEALELIDTILYITRKDKIKVALIEGLFLKINILEKDFQYNKREIINLLREAVYYSYENNIKFSYILVGDKVKSWINLLKSERKEDLSTPEINFLNEIMLILNKDCEEKILSNREIEVLDEIVTGASNKEIGERLNISISTVKTHIINIYSKLQVSNRVEAIEKARKKGIITS is encoded by the coding sequence ATGAAGTCTAATTTGAAGTTCATATCTACAAAGCTAAAAATGCCTTCTCCAAGAAAAAACTATATTATAAGAGAAGAATTATTTAAAAAGCTAGAAAATATTTTTAATTACAAAGTTACTATGATTAGTGGTATGGCAGGAAGTGGCAAAACCACTCTGCTAACTTCATTCATTAAAGAAAAAGAATTTACTAATTTTAGATGGGTTACATTAGATGATGATAACAATAACGTGTTTTCATTTTGGTATTATTTTTTAGAAGCAGTTCAAGGTATTCTAGGAGATCAAAGTAAAGATATCATAGATTTATTTGAAAAAATAGTTCATAAGGAAGATATAGAAAATATAGTAACTATTCTGATTAATCAACTTCAGATAAATGAAGATATATTTATTATTTTAGATGATTTTCAATATATAAAAGATGAATACTTAATAAAGACTATAGAACTTTTCATAAAATATTCTTCTGAAAAGATTCATTTAATAATATTAACACGTGAAGAATCAAAGATTTACTTAGGACATTTAACTATATCTGGAAGTCTTTTAGAAATATCTGAAAGAGAATTAAAATTATCTAGTGATGAAGCAATGAGCTTCTTAAAAGGTACGTTAAATTTAAACTTAGAAAGTACACTTATTAATAAGATGGAAAAGATATCAGAAGGCTGGATAGGAGGACTGCAGCTTATTGCTTTAGCATCATCTAATAATAAGAATTGGATAAAAGATATTAAAGTGTTAAATAAATATGTCGTTGAATATCTGTCCAATGAAATATTACAATCCCTAAAAGAAGAAGAAAAGAACTTTTTAATTAGAACTTCTATTTTAAGATATTTCAATGAAGAAATTTGTAACAATCTTTTAGACAAAAACAATTGTGGCGAGATTATAGATGTATTATTAAGTAAAAATCTATTTTTAATTACTATAGATGAAGATAAACATCTATATAGATACCATAATATATTTGGTAGATTTCTAAGACTACAATTTTCTAGTCTTGATGAAAATATAAGAAGGGATATTCATTTAAAGGCGTCTGAAATATATGAGCGAATAGGGGACTTAGATGAAAGTATAAGACATGTACTAGACATAGAAAACTATAAACAGGCAATAAGAATCATAGAAAAAATGGGACAAAATCCGAAAGGATGGGAATACTTACATCGAATACCTTTAGAATATATTAAACATAATAGAGATATTACTTTACAAAAGATTTTTTATCATTTTTGTAATATGGAATTTGAACAAGGAAAACATATGTTAGATGTATTAAAAAATCAAATAGAGGATGAAAAAGTATTAAGAATTCTCCAGTTTTCAATGTTATTTATTGAAGATAAATATTTAGATGAAGATACTATATCTCTACAAGATATAGAGGAATTAAATTTAAGTAATGTAACAAAATCTATAGTTTATTTAGAAATGTCTGTTTTCTTAAGTATGAGAAGTAAATATAAAGAAGCATTAGAACTAATAAATAAAACTATAGAAATAGAAAAACATATTGAAAACCCATATATTAGATTCTTTATGTTAACTTTAAAGGCCCAAATTAAAGAAGAATTAGGGGATTTAAATGAGTCTGAGGTAATTTATAAGGAAAACTTCAAATTAATTGAGAAACATGCTTTCTTATATCCACTATCTGCTAATAACTATATAGCGGCTACAGGTGTATACCTAAAAAACTTAAACTTGGATAAAGCAGAGGAATTTTTAAATAAAGGTAAATTTGTAATGCACAAAAGTTATATTTCTTTGAATAGAGGATATATGCATAACCTTATGGAGCTCTATATTTTAAGAGGTAGTAGAAAAGAAGCATTGGAACTAATTAACGAACTTGTAGAACTTGATACTCATGAAAATTCTATGTATGTTGCATCTATATTAAAATACTTACTTATTTTAGATAATATGGATAATGAGCTATTGAAGAAATTTATAGATATGTATAAAAGTAATAATGGAAAATCAATTAGATTAGAAGACCATCTCTTATATGCAAGGATATTGTTATCAGAAAATAGAAATGAAGAAGCATTAGAGTTAATTGATACAATTCTTTATATTACTAGAAAAGATAAAATTAAAGTTGCATTGATAGAAGGATTATTTTTAAAAATAAATATTTTAGAAAAGGATTTTCAATATAATAAAAGAGAAATTATAAACTTACTGAGAGAAGCAGTTTACTATAGCTATGAAAATAATATTAAGTTTTCATATATTTTGGTAGGAGATAAGGTTAAATCGTGGATTAATCTACTTAAATCTGAAAGAAAAGAAGATCTGAGTACACCTGAAATAAATTTTTTAAATGAGATTATGTTGATTTTAAATAAAGACTGTGAAGAAAAGATTTTAAGTAATAGAGAAATAGAGGTTTTAGATGAAATAGTTACAGGGGCTTCTAATAAAGAAATAGGAGAAAGACTAAATATATCTATTTCCACAGTAAAAACTCATATTATAAACATTTATTCTAAGCTCCAAGTTTCAAACAGAGTGGAAGCTATAGAGAAAGCAAGAAAAAAAGGTATAATAACTAGCTAA
- a CDS encoding PH domain-containing protein, producing the protein MGLFSGLMGNASEAKVEKVQSEYEDILSSSERVEKAYKLVRDMFIFTNKRLILVDKQGMTGKKVEYHSIPYRSITHFSIETAGHFDLDAELKIWLSGTEFPIEKQFNSQLNIYELQRVLAEYVLG; encoded by the coding sequence ATGGGACTATTTAGTGGATTGATGGGAAATGCTTCGGAAGCTAAAGTAGAAAAAGTACAATCAGAATATGAAGATATACTATCTTCAAGTGAAAGAGTAGAAAAGGCATATAAATTAGTTCGTGATATGTTTATTTTTACAAATAAAAGATTGATTTTAGTTGATAAACAAGGGATGACAGGAAAGAAAGTTGAGTATCATTCAATTCCATATAGAAGTATTACTCATTTTAGTATTGAAACTGCAGGACATTTTGACTTAGATGCTGAGTTGAAAATATGGCTTTCAGGAACAGAATTTCCTATAGAAAAACAATTTAACTCACAATTAAATATATATGAACTTCAAAGAGTATTAGCTGAATATGTTTTAGGATAA
- a CDS encoding winged helix-turn-helix domain-containing protein — MLELRFKIWLEKDGKAFGLGPYELLRRVREMGSLSEAAKSMKMSYNKAHNLMKSIEKQLGIKLLVTRAGGSKGGGSELTEEAENLMEAYKEFLDECTEALNNIFQKHSQNMKF; from the coding sequence ATGCTAGAATTAAGATTTAAAATTTGGCTAGAGAAAGATGGAAAAGCATTTGGATTAGGTCCATATGAACTTTTAAGAAGGGTAAGAGAAATGGGATCATTATCAGAAGCTGCTAAAAGTATGAAGATGTCATATAATAAAGCACATAATTTAATGAAGTCCATAGAGAAACAATTAGGCATTAAGCTTTTAGTTACTAGAGCTGGAGGGTCTAAAGGTGGCGGTTCAGAACTTACAGAGGAAGCAGAGAATCTTATGGAAGCCTATAAAGAATTTCTAGATGAATGTACAGAAGCTTTAAATAATATATTCCAAAAACATTCCCAAAATATGAAATTCTAG
- a CDS encoding ABC transporter permease subunit — MSSIKKALIYKDIKELFSSKQIWIPMIIVPLVLSVILPIIMIFLGGYGNFSDIDQLLKIIPMNAEIKGNSQRIIYIVMNYIFPVLFLIIPIMSSSIIGASSIVGEKERKTLETILYTPIDIKELFLSKAIGILIPSYIVTVISFFLFGIVINIGGIMYFGKLIFPNVKWLILLFWLCPAITTLGLLFIILISAKASNFQESQQMVGFIVIPVVLLMVGQGTGLFLLDTPLLLILGACIILIDIFLFKKVSKSFSIEKLI; from the coding sequence ATGAGTAGTATTAAGAAGGCATTAATATATAAAGATATTAAAGAGCTATTTTCAAGTAAACAAATTTGGATTCCTATGATAATAGTTCCTCTTGTATTATCTGTAATACTACCTATCATCATGATATTCTTAGGAGGATACGGCAATTTTTCTGATATAGACCAATTACTAAAAATTATACCAATGAATGCTGAAATTAAAGGAAACTCTCAAAGAATAATTTACATTGTTATGAACTATATATTTCCTGTACTTTTTCTTATCATTCCAATAATGTCTTCAAGTATTATCGGCGCTAGTAGCATAGTAGGAGAAAAAGAAAGAAAAACTCTTGAAACTATATTATATACCCCTATTGATATAAAAGAATTATTTCTATCTAAAGCTATAGGTATACTAATTCCTTCTTATATTGTAACTGTTATTTCTTTTTTTCTATTTGGTATAGTAATAAATATAGGAGGCATAATGTATTTTGGAAAACTGATATTTCCAAATGTTAAATGGCTAATCTTATTGTTTTGGCTGTGTCCTGCAATTACAACGCTAGGATTACTATTTATTATCTTAATATCAGCTAAAGCCTCTAATTTTCAAGAATCTCAGCAAATGGTAGGCTTTATTGTAATACCAGTGGTACTTCTTATGGTAGGTCAAGGAACAGGTTTATTTCTTTTAGATACTCCTTTATTGTTAATCTTAGGTGCTTGTATTATTTTGATTGATATATTTTTATTCAAAAAAGTATCAAAATCATTTAGTATTGAAAAGTTAATTTAA